In a single window of the Callithrix jacchus isolate 240 chromosome 1, calJac240_pri, whole genome shotgun sequence genome:
- the TGDS gene encoding dTDP-D-glucose 4,6-dehydratase isoform X2, translated as MSAAGWAEPWGPPGGFAKRVLVTGGAGFIASHMVVSLVEDYPNYMIINLDKLDYCASLKNLETISNKQNYKFIQGDICDSHFVKLLFETEKIDIVLHFAAQTHVDLSFVRAFEFTYVNVYGTHVLVSAAHEARVEKFIYVSTDEVYGGSLDKEFDESSPKQPTNPYASSKAAAECFVQSYWERYKFPVVITRSSNVYGPHQYPEKVIPKFISLLQHNRKCCIHGSGLQTRNFLYATDVVEAFLTVLKKGKPGEIYNIGTNFEMSVIQLAKELIQLIKETNSESEMENWVDYVNDRPTNDMRYPMKSEKILGLGWRPKVPWKEGIKKTSYISTFWGECELPKPSGC; from the exons ATGTCGGCGGCCGGTTGGGCGGAACCGTGGGGTCCTCCCGGCGGCTTTGCGAAGCGGGTCCTGGTGACCGGCGGTGCTGGTTTCAT CGCATCACATATGGTTGTCTCTTTAGTGGAAGATTATCCAAATTACATGATCATAAATCTAGACAAG CTGGATTACTGTGCAAGCTTGAAGAATCTtgaaaccatttctaacaaacaGAACTACAAATTTATACAG GGTGACATATGTGATTCTCACTTTGTGAAACTGCTTTTTGAAACAGAGAAAATAGATATAGTACTTCATTTTGCTGCACAGACACATGTAG ATCTTTCATTCGTACGTGCCTTTGAGTTTACCTATGTTAATGTTTATGGCACTCACGTTTTGGTAAGTGCTGCTCATGAAGCCAGAGTGGAGAAATTTATTTATGTCAGCACAGATGAAGTATATGGTGGCAGTCTTGATAAG gaatttgATGAATCTTCACCCAAACAACCTACAAATCCTTACGCATCATCTAAAGCAGCTGCTGAATGTTTTGTACAGTCTTACTGGGAACGATATAAG TTTCCAGTTGTTATCACAAGAAGCAGTAATGTTTATGGACCACATCAATATCCAGAAAAG gttattccaaaatttatatcTTTGCTACAGCACAACAGGAAATG TTGCATTCATGGATCAGGGCTTCAAACAAGAAACTTCCTTTATGCTACTGATGTTGTGGAAGCATTTCTCACTGTCCTCAAAAAAGGGAAACCAGGTGAAATTTATAACATTGGAACCAATTTTGAAATGTCGGTTATCCAGCTTGCCAAAGAACTAATACAACTG ATCAAAGAGACCAATTCAGAGTCTGAAATGGAAAATTGGGTTGATTATGTTAATGATAG ACCTACCAATGACATGAGATATCCAATGAAGTCAGAAAAAATACTTGGCTTAGGATGGAGACCTAAAGTGCCTtggaaagaaggaataaagaaaacaa GTTATATCTCCACCTTCTGGGGTGAATGTGAATTACCAAAGCCATCAGGGTGCTAG
- the TGDS gene encoding dTDP-D-glucose 4,6-dehydratase isoform X3: MVVSLVEDYPNYMIINLDKLDYCASLKNLETISNKQNYKFIQGDICDSHFVKLLFETEKIDIVLHFAAQTHVDLSFVRAFEFTYVNVYGTHVLVSAAHEARVEKFIYVSTDEVYGGSLDKEFDESSPKQPTNPYASSKAAAECFVQSYWERYKFPVVITRSSNVYGPHQYPEKVIPKFISLLQHNRKCCIHGSGLQTRNFLYATDVVEAFLTVLKKGKPGEIYNIGTNFEMSVIQLAKELIQLIKETNSESEMENWVDYVNDRPTNDMRYPMKSEKILGLGWRPKVPWKEGIKKTIEWYRENFHNWKNVEKALEPFPV, from the exons ATGGTTGTCTCTTTAGTGGAAGATTATCCAAATTACATGATCATAAATCTAGACAAG CTGGATTACTGTGCAAGCTTGAAGAATCTtgaaaccatttctaacaaacaGAACTACAAATTTATACAG GGTGACATATGTGATTCTCACTTTGTGAAACTGCTTTTTGAAACAGAGAAAATAGATATAGTACTTCATTTTGCTGCACAGACACATGTAG ATCTTTCATTCGTACGTGCCTTTGAGTTTACCTATGTTAATGTTTATGGCACTCACGTTTTGGTAAGTGCTGCTCATGAAGCCAGAGTGGAGAAATTTATTTATGTCAGCACAGATGAAGTATATGGTGGCAGTCTTGATAAG gaatttgATGAATCTTCACCCAAACAACCTACAAATCCTTACGCATCATCTAAAGCAGCTGCTGAATGTTTTGTACAGTCTTACTGGGAACGATATAAG TTTCCAGTTGTTATCACAAGAAGCAGTAATGTTTATGGACCACATCAATATCCAGAAAAG gttattccaaaatttatatcTTTGCTACAGCACAACAGGAAATG TTGCATTCATGGATCAGGGCTTCAAACAAGAAACTTCCTTTATGCTACTGATGTTGTGGAAGCATTTCTCACTGTCCTCAAAAAAGGGAAACCAGGTGAAATTTATAACATTGGAACCAATTTTGAAATGTCGGTTATCCAGCTTGCCAAAGAACTAATACAACTG ATCAAAGAGACCAATTCAGAGTCTGAAATGGAAAATTGGGTTGATTATGTTAATGATAG ACCTACCAATGACATGAGATATCCAATGAAGTCAGAAAAAATACTTGGCTTAGGATGGAGACCTAAAGTGCCTtggaaagaaggaataaagaaaacaa TTGAATGGTACAGAGAGAATTTTCACAACTGGAAGAATGTGGAAAAGGCATTAGAACCCTTTCCAGTATAA
- the TGDS gene encoding dTDP-D-glucose 4,6-dehydratase isoform X1, with product MSAAGWAEPWGPPGGFAKRVLVTGGAGFIASHMVVSLVEDYPNYMIINLDKLDYCASLKNLETISNKQNYKFIQGDICDSHFVKLLFETEKIDIVLHFAAQTHVDLSFVRAFEFTYVNVYGTHVLVSAAHEARVEKFIYVSTDEVYGGSLDKEFDESSPKQPTNPYASSKAAAECFVQSYWERYKFPVVITRSSNVYGPHQYPEKVIPKFISLLQHNRKCCIHGSGLQTRNFLYATDVVEAFLTVLKKGKPGEIYNIGTNFEMSVIQLAKELIQLIKETNSESEMENWVDYVNDRPTNDMRYPMKSEKILGLGWRPKVPWKEGIKKTIEWYRENFHNWKNVEKALEPFPV from the exons ATGTCGGCGGCCGGTTGGGCGGAACCGTGGGGTCCTCCCGGCGGCTTTGCGAAGCGGGTCCTGGTGACCGGCGGTGCTGGTTTCAT CGCATCACATATGGTTGTCTCTTTAGTGGAAGATTATCCAAATTACATGATCATAAATCTAGACAAG CTGGATTACTGTGCAAGCTTGAAGAATCTtgaaaccatttctaacaaacaGAACTACAAATTTATACAG GGTGACATATGTGATTCTCACTTTGTGAAACTGCTTTTTGAAACAGAGAAAATAGATATAGTACTTCATTTTGCTGCACAGACACATGTAG ATCTTTCATTCGTACGTGCCTTTGAGTTTACCTATGTTAATGTTTATGGCACTCACGTTTTGGTAAGTGCTGCTCATGAAGCCAGAGTGGAGAAATTTATTTATGTCAGCACAGATGAAGTATATGGTGGCAGTCTTGATAAG gaatttgATGAATCTTCACCCAAACAACCTACAAATCCTTACGCATCATCTAAAGCAGCTGCTGAATGTTTTGTACAGTCTTACTGGGAACGATATAAG TTTCCAGTTGTTATCACAAGAAGCAGTAATGTTTATGGACCACATCAATATCCAGAAAAG gttattccaaaatttatatcTTTGCTACAGCACAACAGGAAATG TTGCATTCATGGATCAGGGCTTCAAACAAGAAACTTCCTTTATGCTACTGATGTTGTGGAAGCATTTCTCACTGTCCTCAAAAAAGGGAAACCAGGTGAAATTTATAACATTGGAACCAATTTTGAAATGTCGGTTATCCAGCTTGCCAAAGAACTAATACAACTG ATCAAAGAGACCAATTCAGAGTCTGAAATGGAAAATTGGGTTGATTATGTTAATGATAG ACCTACCAATGACATGAGATATCCAATGAAGTCAGAAAAAATACTTGGCTTAGGATGGAGACCTAAAGTGCCTtggaaagaaggaataaagaaaacaa TTGAATGGTACAGAGAGAATTTTCACAACTGGAAGAATGTGGAAAAGGCATTAGAACCCTTTCCAGTATAA